From the genome of Ziziphus jujuba cultivar Dongzao chromosome 6, ASM3175591v1, one region includes:
- the LOC107430399 gene encoding receptor-like protein EIX1 — protein MAVSATAIMNLFFTILLTQAPINLSYGSSTSDDVVCIESEKKALLSFKQDLVDPSNRLLSWNVSNENCCKWAGIVSNNLTGHVEQLQLSSFDPDYDFFGRGSLEGKINPSLLGLKHLRYLDLSHNEFGGIQIPNFIGSLVSLTHLNITDAGFQGLIPHQLGNLSSLTHLGLQGMAELYVENLHWLSGLSSLKHLEMGYVNLGKASDHWLQVINRLSSLSELHLSGCELSHIIPNNSVFYVNFTSLSVLDISYNNFNSFIPEWIFGMNSLVYLDLSSNTFIGPFPNSAYCWNLTSLKGLNAADNSMDSSLAIWISGLSSSLESLDLGGNALQGPLPCSNQNMTALRYLDLSRSESNSMAAISIGFLYDLVGLEYVYLSDSNLEGVISSAIQNLTSLVHLELSYNSLIGEMPTCMGNLASLVYLDLSSNSLEGEIPSFLGNLTSIVHLDLSFNSLKAKIPTALGNLKSIVTLGLSSNSIEGEIPTALGNLKSIVTLDLSSNSIQGEIPTSLGNLCNLSDLSLGGNKFGGKVSNAFDSLLSAGCLSNSLTSLDLSENLFFGQLTDQIAEFKNVVRLSLGDNMISGPLPESLGKLTELEDLSIGGNQLNGSLPESLGGLSNLGGLNISSDHLEGVVTELHFANLTRLRMLLASGNSVSLRVSPDWIPPFDYCRFELESWNLGPTFPMWLKTQKYVDMDISNTQISGIIPSWLSNLTIEYLNVSHNQLSGRIPDILHIYSPYSMVYMSSNMLSGPLPRITSGLVELDLSNNSLSGDISHFLCHPLATPNNLSILHLGRNHFSGNIPDCWMHWPELEVINLDDNNLTGKIPSSVESLQSLLSLHLRNNSLSGEITPSLQNCKQLSVLDLGLNEFSGSIPTWMGTRLNLTVLILRSNKLNGQIPFELCSLTALQIMDVADNNLSGTIPRCFDKLKAMTTEQVMKEAISYSNFDGYFFEEVMVVIKGREDQYDIILPLVNGLDLSSNKLTGEIPQQLTALQGLISLNLSENFLEGRIPDSIGNMKSLESLDLSRNQLSGVIPPSLSSLTFLSYLNLSYNNLSGKIPLSTQIQSFDASSFIGNALCGPPLYNICDEDQSKPTINNEEQKADDGGEADRWFHLGIGTGFAVGFFGVVAPLLISTDWRHAYFGFFGYFWYKILYKYNCLWP, from the coding sequence ATGGCTGTATCAGCTACAGCTATTATGAATCTTTTCTTTACAATATTACTCACACAAGCACCCATTAATTTGAGTTATGGAAGTAGTACTAGTGATGATGTAGTATGCATCGAGAGCGAGAAAAAAGCGTTGTTGAGTTTCAAGCAAGACCTTGTTGATCCTTCCAACAGGCTTTTGTCTTGGAACGTTTCTAATGAGAACTGCTGCAAATGGGCTGGAATTGTCAGCAACAATTTAACCGGTCATGTTGAACAGCTCCAGCTTTCTAGTTTTGATCCCGACTATGATTTTTTTGGGCGAGGTTCTTTAGAGGGAAAGATAAATCCTTCGTtgcttggtttgaagcatctgAGATACCTAGACCTTAGCCACAATGAATTTGGAGGGATTCAAATTCCCAACTTCATTGGTTCGCTTGTGAGTTTAACACATCTCAACATCACAGATGCTGGCTTCCAGGGACTAATTCCTCACCAACTTGGAAACCTCTCGAGTTTGACTCATCTTGGTCTTCAAGGTATGGCTGAATTATATGTTGAGAATCTTCATTGGCTTTCTGGTCTTTCTTCCTTAAAACACTTGGAAATGGGCTATGTGAATCTTGGTAAAGCCTCAGACCATTGGTTGCAGGTAATAAACAGGCTCTCTTCTTTATCAGAATTACATTTGTCCGGCTGTGAGCTCTCTCATATTATTCCTAATAATTCTgtgttttatgttaattttacaTCCCTTTCCGTCCTTGATATTTcatataacaattttaattctttcataCCGGAATGGATTTTCGGCATGAATAGTTTAGTGTATCTTGATCTAAGCTCAAACACATTTATAGGCCCATTTCCCAATAGTGCTTATTGTTGGAATTTGACTTCTCTGAAAGGCCTTAATGCTGCTGATAATTCTATGGATTCTTCTTTAGCCATTTGGATATCTGGTCTGAGTAGTAGTCTTGAGTCTCTCGATCTCGGGGGTAATGCTCTACAAGGTCCACTTCCATGCAGCAACCAAAACATGACTGCTCTTAGATATCTTGATTTGAGCAGATCTGAATCAAATTCAATGGCCGCCATTTCCATTGGCTTTTTGTATGATTTGGTCGGACTTGAATACGTCTACCTTAGTGACAGTAATTTAGAGGGTGTAATCTCAAGTGCGATTCAAAATCTTACGTCGCTTGTTCATCTTGAGTTGTCCTATAATTCACTCATAGGGGAAATGCCTACATGTATGGGAAATCTTGCGTCACTCGTTTATCTTGACTTGTCTTCTAATTCACTTGAAGGGGAAATACCTTCATTTTTGGGAAATCTTACGTCAATTGTTCATCTTGACTTGTCCTTTAATTCTCTTAAAGCGAAAATACCTACAGCTTTGGGAAACCTTAAGTCAATTGTTACACTTGGCTTGTCCAGTAATTCAATCGAAGGGGAAATACCTACAGCTTTGGGAAACCTTAAGTCAATTGTTACACTTGACTTGTCCAGTAATTCAATCCAAGGGGAAATACCTACATCATTGGGAAATCTTTGCAATTTGTCAGATCTTTCCCTTGGAGGTAATAAATTTGGTGGGAAGGTCTCAAATGCTTTTGATAGCTTGTTGTCAGCTGGCTGCCTTTCAAATAGTTTGACGTCACTGGACTTgagtgaaaatttattttttggtcagcTGACAGATCAAATTGCCGAATTCAAAAATGTAGTCCGGCTTTCACTTGGAGATAATATGATATCTGGTCCTTTGCCGGAGTCATTGGGGAAATTAACAGAGTTAGAAGACCTATCAATTGGTGGCAACCAATTGAATGGATCTCTTCCAGAAAGCCTTGGTGGTCTCTCAAATTTAGGAGGTCTCAACATTTCTTCAGATCATTTAGAAGGTGTTGTTACTGAACTTCACTTTGCAAATCTCACACGCTTGAGAATGTTACTTGCTTCTGGAAATTCAGTGAGTCTAAGAGTAAGTCCAGACTGGATTCCTCCCTTTGATTATTGTAGATTTGAATTAGAATCATGGAACCTGGGACCCACGTTTCCAATGTGGctcaaaacacaaaaatatgTAGACATGGATATATCAAACACTCAAATTTCAGGCATCATCCCCAGTTGGCTTTCCAACTTAACCATTGAATACTTAAACGTCTCTCATAACCAGCTTTCTGGCAGAATTCCTGATATTCTTCATATCTATTCTCCTTACTCAATGGTTTACATGAGTTCCAACATGCTCAGTGGTCCCCTCCCTCGAATCACTTCTGGGCTCGTAGAGCTAGATCTTTCTAATAATTCCTTGTCTGGGGATATTTCTCACTTTCTGTGTCATCCATTGGCTACACCAAACAATCTATCAATACTTCATCTTGGGCGGAATCATTTCTCAGGAAACATTCCTGATTGCTGGATGCATTGGCCTGAATTAGAAGTCATAAATTTGGATGACAATAATCTAACTGGGAAAATTCCAAGCTCCGTGGAATCTTTACAAAGCCTGTTATCATTGCATTTGCGCAACAATAGTCTCTCTGGAGAAATTACACCATCTCTACAGAATTGTAAGCAGTTAAGTGTTCTCGACCTTGGTCTAAATGAGTTCAGTGGAAGCATTCCAACATGGATGGGAACACGTCTTAATCTGACAGTTCTCATTCTTCGATCAAACAAGTTGAATGGTCAAATTCCATTTGAGCTCTGTAGCCTCACCGCACTTCAAATCATGGATGTTGCTGATAACAATTTGTCTGGAACTATACCAAGGTGTTTTGACAAATTGAAAGCCATGACCACCGAACAAGTAATGAAAGAAGCCATCTCTTATTCCAACTTTGATGGTTATTTCTTCGAGGAGGTAATGGTGGTGATAAAAGGAAGAGAGGATCAATACGACATCATCTTGCCACTTGTAAATGGTTTGGACCTTTCGAGCAATAAACTCACCGGAGAGATCCCACAACAACTCACAGCTCTCCAAGGATTGATATCCCTAAACCTGTCAGAAAACTTTTTGGAAGGAAGAATTCCAGATAGTATTGGCAACATGAAGTCATTGGAATCTCTTGATTTGTCAAGAAATCAACTTTCCGGTGTAATTCCTCCAAGCTTGTCAAGTTTAACTTTCTTAAGTTACTTGAACTTGTCTTACAACAATTTGTCAGGAAAAATTCCATTAAGCACCCAAATCCAGAGTTTTGACGCTTCTAGTTTCATCGGCAATGCACTCTGTGGGCCGCCACTTTATAACATCTGTGATGAAGACCAGTCAAAACCTACTATCAACAATGAAGAACAGAAGGCAGATGATGGAGGTGAAGCTGACCGCTGGTTTCATTTGGGCATTGGAACAGGTTTTGCAGTAGGATTCTTCGGTGTCGTTGCTCCATTGCTCATCTCCACAGACTGGAGGCATGCTTATTTTGGCTTTTTTGGTTACTTTTGGTACAAAATTCTCTACAAGTACAATTGCCTTTGGCCTTGA
- the LOC132804020 gene encoding receptor-like protein EIX2, which translates to MGSLERLDSLHLRNNSLFGGIPPSLQNCSALTVLELGLNEFSGGIPRWMGINLSDLLFLGLRSNKLNGHIPFELCGLTKLQILDLADNSLSGTIPKCFSNFKAMATKHESGKHIFYSIYYGAFLENAFVVTKGREMQYNTILALATNLDLSANNLTGVIPPQITTLKGLRSLNLSGNHLTGRIPNSIGYMLWLESLDLSRNQLSGVIASSMSSLTYLSYLNLSYNHLSGKIPSSTQLQSFDASSFIGNELCGPPISKNCEKDQKIPAPSHGGQKADGGDEVSRWFHLGIVTGFAVGFFGVIAPLLFSTTWRDACFGFFGNVWYKILYRYRLL; encoded by the coding sequence ATGGGTTCTTTAGAGAGATTAGATTCACTGCACCTGCGTAACAATAGTCTCTTTGGAGGAATACCACCATCTCTACAAAATTGTTCAGCATTAACAGTTCTCGAACTTGGTCTAAATGAGTTCAGTGGAGGCATACCAAGGTGGATGGGAATAAATCTTTCAGATTTATTGTTTCTTGGTCTTCgttcaaacaaattaaatggtCATATTCCATTTGAGTTATGTGGCCTTACTAAGCTTCAAATCTTGGATCTTGCTGATAACAGTTTATCTGGAACCATACCAAAGTGTTTTAGCAATTTCAAAGCCATGGCTACCAAACATGAATCAGGTAAACACATCTTTTATTCTATCTATTATGGTGCATTCCTGGAGAATGCATTTGTGGTGACAAAAGGAAGAGAGATGCAATATAATACTATTCTGGCACTTGCAACTAACTTGGATCTTTCAGCCAACAACTTAACAGGAGTGATACCGCCACAAATTACAACTCTAAAAGGATTACGATCATTAAACCTGTCAGGAAATCATTTGACAGGAAGAATTCCAAATAGCATTGGTTATATGCTGTGGTTGGAATCTCTTGATTTATCAAGAAATCAACTTTCTGGTGTAATTGCTTCGAGCATGTCAAGTTTAACTTACTTAAGTTACTTGAACTTGTCTTATAACCACTTATCAGGAAAAATTCCATCCAGCACCCAACTTCAAAGCTTTGATGCTTCTAGCTTCATCGGCAATGAACTCTGTGGACCTCCAATTTCCAAGAACTGTGAAAAGGACCAGAAAATACCTGCTCCTTCACATGGAGGACAGAAAGCAGATGGTGGAGATGAAGTTAGCCGCTGGTTTCATTTGGGCATTGTGACAGGTTTTGCAGTAGGATTCTTTGGTGTCATTGCTCCATTACTCTTCTCCACAACCTGGAGGGATGcttgttttgggttttttggtAATGTGTGGTACAAGATTCTCTACAGATACAGATTGCTTTGA